The sequence GTGCTGCGGCTGCTGATCGCGGCCGGGCGCGGCCAGGGCCAGCTGCTGCTCCTGGAGGACCTGCACGACGCCGACCCCGAGACGCTCGGCGTCCTCGAATACCTCGTGGACAACCTGGAGTACACGCCCGTCCTGCTCCTCGCCACCGTGCGCACCGACTTCAGCGACGCCCTGGACCTGGCCCAGTCGGCGCGCCGCCGCGGCGCCGCCACCCTGCTGGAGATCCCGCCGCTGACCCGGGGGCAGGCGGACGAGATGGTCGCGGCCCAACTGGGCGTGGCCGACCCGCGGGAGGTGCCGGAGACGGTGCTCCAGCGGCTGTGGGAGGACAGTTCCGGCAGCCCGTACCTGGTCGAGGAACTGCTCCAGACCATGATCGGGGCGGGCACCCTGGTGCAGGGCCAGGACGGCTGGCGGGCGATCGGGGATCTGCGCAGCGATGTCTCCTCCACGCTGGCGCGGGACATCCTGCGCCGTATCGACCGGCTGGGCGCGCAGGGCCTGACCCTGCTGTCGGCGGCCGCCGTGCTCGGCCGCCGCTTCCCGCTGACCGTGCTCCAGCGGATGAGCGGCGTGGACGACCGCGCGCTGCTCAGCCATCTGCACGCGGGCGTCGCGGCCCGGCTGGTGATCCCCGACGAACCGGCCCCCGACTGGTACTCCTTCCGCCACTCGCTGACCGTGGAGGCCCTGTTCACCCAGATGACACCCGGCCAGCGCGCCGATCTCGCGCGCCGGGGCGCGGAGGCGGTCGAGGAGCTGCACCCCGAACTGGGCGGCGACTGGTGCGCGTTGGCCGCGGGGCTGCGCGGCGAGGCCGGGGACCAGGGCGCGGCCGGGCTGCTGTTCGCGGACGCGGGCGGCCGGGCTCTTTCGGCCGGTGCGCTGGGCTCCGCCGTGACCCTGCTCAGCCGCGCCGAGAACCTGCTGGCCGAGGCCGGGGACGCGCAGGGGCGGGCCGCGGTCCTGGAGAACCTGCTGCCCGCGCTCGCCGAGGCCGGCGACTTCGCCCGCGCCTTCGAACTCGCCGAGGATCTCCACCTGTTGGGCGGCTCCGGGCTCAGCCCCGTCCGGCTCGCCACGCTGCACGCCCGGCTGGCCAAGGTCGCCCACACGGCGGGGCGGTGGAGCGACGGCAACCGGCAGGTGGCCCGCGCCCGTGAGGTGCTGGCGGCCTCGCCGGACGAGACGACCGCCGCCACCGTCGATGTGACGGCCGCCTACCTGGCCCTCGACACACCGGGCCCCGACCGCACCCAGCACGCGGAGAAGCTGGCCCGCGCGGCCGCCGACACCGCCGAACGCCACGGGCTGCCCGTGGTGGCCTGCCAGGCACAGGAGTTGCTCGCCACCGTGGCCCGCGAGCGGGACCCGGAGGAGTCCGAGGCGATGCTCCGCCAGGCCCTCGCCACCGCCGAACGCCACCGGCTGCCCCTGCAACGGATGTACGCGGCCACCCGGCTCGGCGGCAACGCCTGGCTCGCCGAGGGCGACACCACGGGCCTGCTGGCGGCGCGCGAGGAGGCGCTGCGGCTCGGCTCGGTCAACATCGTGCACACCGTCGACGGCATCCTCGTACTCGACGCCGTGCTGCGGGGCGACGACGACACCGCCCGCGCGACGGCCGCCGAGTGCCTGGCCGTCGTACGACGGCTGCGGCTCGCGCCCGCCGTGCGGTACGTCCTGATGGCGCAGGCCGTCCTGGCGGCGCACCACGCCGACCGTGCCGGGATGGAGGCGGCGCTGGCCGCGTTCGCGCAGTGGGACGGGGCCGGTTCGCAGGAGGAGCCGCTGAGCCACGGGCTGGCCCGGGCGTTCTGTGCGCTGCTGGAGGAGGACCGGGAGCTGGCCCGGGAGGATCTGGGCACGGTGCTGGCGCTGGAGGCGGACAACCCCTCGACCTACCATCTCAGCGGCACCCACGGCATGGTGCTGCTGCTGGACGTGCTCGCCGGGCGCGCGGACCGCACCCGGCACGCGGAGATCACCGCCACCGCGATGGCCCGGATGCGCTGGAACCGGCACTTCGTGCTGCTCACGGAGGCCGTGCTGCTGGGCCGGGAGGGCGCGGGGGCCGAGGCGGCGCGCGCGGTCGAGGCGGCGCGGGCGGTGGCGGAGCCGTATCCGCTGGCCCGGCATCTCGGGCTGCGGCTGATCGCGGACGCGGCGCAGCAGGACGGCTGGGGCGATCCGGTCAGCTGGCTGCGGCAGGCGGAGCACTACTTCCACGAGCGGGACGTCCCGGCCGTCGCGGGTGCCTGCCGGGCGGGGCTGCGCCGGCTCGGCGCCCCCGTGCGCCAGCACCGCACCGGGAGCAGCGGTATCCCGGACCAGCTGCGCGCCCAGGGCGTCACGGTCCGGGAGTTCGAGGTGTTCCGGCTGCTCGCGGAGCGGCTGTCCAACAAGGACATCGCCGACCGGCTGTTCATATCCCCCCGTACGGCGGAGAAGCACATCGCCAGTCTGATCACGAAGACGGGGGCGGCCAACCGCGCGGATCTGTGCGCGCGTTCGGCCGCCCTGCGCGATTCCTAGGGCCTGTTCCGAGGGGGCCCTAACGCATCTCGCGCACCGCCCGGGAGCCGAGCACCGCGAGCCCGGTGAGGGCGAGCACCGCCGCGACCACCCCGAACAGCGCGAGGGTGCTGGTGCGGGCCAGCGCGCCGCACACGATGAGGGAGAGCGGGGCGGCGGCGTAGCCGAGGACCATGTCGACGGAGATGACCCGGCTGAGCACGTCCTGGGGGATGTTGCGCTGGATCCAGCTCAGCCCGAACACCCCCTGGAAGCCGATGGCGAAGCCCATGGCCAGCACGGTCACGACGACCGCCGGGGTGCTGTGCACCAGCCCCAGGACCGCCATCCCGGCGCCCAGCCAGCCGGCCAGCGCGGCCACCAGCAGACCGACCCGGGGCCGGCCGCCCATCGCGCCGCCCGCCAGCGTGCCGAGCATCGCGCCGCCCGCGAGGGACCCGTTGAGCACGCCCAGGGTGGCCGAGCCGCCACGCAGCACCTGCTCGGCGAGGGTGGCGAAACCGACCGTGAAGGGCCCGGCGTAGCAGAAGTTGACGGCGGTGTCGAGGACGACGACGGTGCGCAGCCGCGGGTCGCGCAGGGTGAAGACGACGCCCTCGCGGATGCGGGCGCCGAGGGACGGCGGACGCTCAACCCCCTTGTCGCTCAGGGCCTTTGACTCCACCTTCGGCGCGGCGGCCGGGCGGGGCCGGGTGGCGATCAGGGACACGCACCAGCCGCACAGCGCGAAACAGACGGCGTCGACCACGAACGCGACCGGCGCCCGGGTCAGCGCGATGACCACACCGCCGACCGCCGGGCCGACGACGGCCGCGGTGCGCGAACCGGCGCCGAGCAGCGCGTTGGCCGGGGTGAGCAGGTCCTTGTCCACCACCGAGGGCAGGATCGACACCCGGGCGGGCTGGAAGAAGGCGTCCACCGCGCCGAACGCGGCGGCCGCCGCGCACAGCATCCAGACCGTCAAGTGCCCGCCGAGCCCGGCCAGTCCGACCCCGGCCATCAGGACGGCGCGGGTCCAGCTGGAGGCGATCATCAGGGTGCGGGTGGACCAGGAGTCGCTGAGGGTGCCGCCGACCAGGGTGAGCAGGGCGCGGGGTACGGCCTGGAAGGCGAGGACGTAGCCGAGGGTCAGGGTGGAACCGGTCAGGCCGAGGGTGATCCAGGAGAACGCGACGACGCTGAAGCCGTCGCCGAGCAGGGACAACGACTGTCCCAGCCACAGGAGTTGGAAGGGCCGCTGCCGGGCGGGTGCCCACAGCCGGGGACCGGCGCCGGCGAGGGTGGTGGCCATGATGTGCCTTTCGGGGGTGCGGACGCGTGCGGCGGTCCGGTCAGTAGCGGACGGGCAGCGCGGTGAGGCTGCGGTTGAGGAGGGACGGCTGCCAGGTGAGCGCCCCCGGGTCGGTCAGGGTCAGGCCCGGGTGGTCGCGGACCAGCGTCTCCACGGCGGCGACGGCGACCAGCCGGGCCAGCGCCGCGCCGATGCAGAAGTGGGCGCCGAAGCCGAAGCCGAGGTGGGTGGCGCCGGTGCGGCGGACGTCGAACCGGCCGGGGTCGGGGAAGCGGGCCGGGTCCCGGTTGGCGGCGGCGGTCACCAGGAAGATCCGGTCGCCCGCCCGCAGGGTGCGGCCGTCCAGCTCCAGGTCCGAGACGGCGGCGCGGATCGACATCTTGGACGGCCCGTCCAGGCGCAGTGCCTCCTCCACCGCGCCCTGCGCCAGCGCGGGATCCTCGCGTACGGCGGCGAGTTGACCGGGCCGGGTGTGCAGGGCGAGGACGGTGTTGGCGATGAGGTTGCTGGTGGTCTCCCCACCGGCGAACGCCATCTGGGTGAGCATCCCGACGAACTCCTCCTCGGTGACCGAGTCCCCCACCCGGCCCTCCTTCAGCACCTGGCTGATCAGGTCGTCGGCGGGTTCGGCGCGGCGCCGGGCGACCAGCCCCGCGAGGTAGTCCTCCAGGCTCACCAGCGCCTGGAGGGAGGCCCGGTACTCGCTCTCCTCCTGGGCGGTGCCGAGCACGAGGTCGGCGACGCGGGCGTTCCAGTACCAGAAGGCGGCCGCGTCGGTGCGCGGGATGCCGAGCCAGCGGGCGAACACCAGCGCGGGCAGCGGCTTGGCCACGTCCGCCATCAGGTCGCCGGTGCGGCCCGGGACGGCCTTGCAGGCGAGGACGGCCCGGGTGGCCTTCTCGGTGAAGGTCCGGTAGCGGGCCACCGCCCGTGCGGCGAACGCCTCCTGGAAGACCTGGCGCAGCCTGCGGTGCTGCGGCGGGTCGTTGAACACCATCCAGCGGGACAGGATCCCGAACGCCCGCTCCGCGTCCTCCCGGGCGCCCTGCGGTACGGCGTCCATCAGGGGCCGTACCCGGTCGGCCGTGACGGCCGGGTCGCGCAGGCAGCGCATCACCTGGTCGTAGCCGGTGACGAGCCAGGCGTGGTGCATCGGGCTCCAGTGCACGGGGGCGTGCGCGCGGAGGGCGTCGAGGTGGCCGTAGGGGTCGGCGATCATGTCCGGGGACAGGAGGTAGCGCTCGGTGAACGCCGTCGCGGGGGCGGTCGCCCTACCCGTAGGGGTCGCCGTATCCGTAGGGGCCGCGTTACCCGTAGGGGCCGCGTTACCCGTAGGGGCCGCCGTACCCGTAGGGACCGCCGTACTCATCGGGGTCGCCGTGGTCATCGGTTCTCCCCCTCCTTGATCGCGACAAGGATCTCGGCGATGCCGGACACCCTCGGCTCGGCCATCATCGACATGTGGTCGCCCTCGCTGATGTGCACGGTCAGTCCGCCGCCGGCCAGGTCGCGCCAGCGGGCGAGGTAGGTGTCGTAGTCGACGTCCAGGCCCGGCATGGTGCGTCCGCGCGGCAGACCCGCGGCCTCGCTGCCGACCACCAGGTGGATGTGGCCGGGGTAGGGGCGCACCTCGTAGCCGGCGAGGGCGGCGAGCAGCGAGTGCCACACCTCGATGGGCGCGTTCTCGACGAGGGCGGCCTCGGCGGGGCTCATGCCGGCGCCCAGCAGGGTGGCGGTGAGTTCGGCGGTGGCCCGGTCGCGCTCCGGGGAGGGCGGCAGCTGCCGGATCAGGTCGCGCTGGCGCCAGGCGGTGCGCAGGTCGTCGGTGACACCGTTCAGCCGGGCGCGCGCGGCGGGGTTGGGCAGGTACGGCTCGATCAGGACGAGCGGGGCCACCGGGTGCCCGGCGCGGTCGAGCTGGGTGGCCATCTCCAGGGCGATGTTGGCGCCCATGGACCAGCCGAGGAGGGCGTGCGGGGCCCGCTCGCCGGTGGCGTCCGGGACGCGCTCGGTGATCTCGGCGACGTAGTTGGCGGCGATCCCGGTGACGGTGCTCGGGTCCACCCCGCCGAGCAGCCCCCGCGCCTGGAAGGCGTGCACGGGCCGGCCGGGCGGCAGGGCGCGGGCGAGCGGTACGAACCAGGCGGCGCTGCCGCCCGTGGGGTGCACGCACCACAGCGGGTCGCCGGTGCCCTCGCGCAGCCGTACCTCGGAGGTGACCGCGGCGGGCAGGCGCACGCCGGCCGCGCGGGTGGCGTGCTCGGCGAGCTGGGCGATGGTCGGGTGCTCGATCAGATCGCCGACGGAGACGGTCAGGCCGCGTCCGGCGGACATCAGGGAGACCCGGACGGTGGACAGGGAGCTGCCGCCGATGCGGAAGAAGTCGTCGTGCACGCCGATCCGGGCGAGGCCGAGGACCTCGCGCCAGATCTCGGCGAGGACCTTCTCCGCCGGGGTGGCCGGGGCGACGAACTCGGTCTCGTCCTGGTCGAGTTCGGCGGGCGGCAGCGGCAGCGCCCGCTTGTCGATCTTGCCGCTGCGGTTGACGGGCAGTTCGTCGAGGAGCACGAACCGGGCGGGGATCATGTACGCGGACAGCGAGGCCCGCAGGGCGCGGCGCAGTTCCTCGGGCGTGGGCCGGGCACCATCTCGCGGGACGAGGTAGGCGACGAGGGCCGGCTCACCGCCCGGCAGGTCGGTGCGGTGCAGTACGACGGCCTGGCGGACCTCGGGCAGCGCCCGCAGCGCGTGTTCGATCTCGCCGAGTTCGATGCGGAAGCCGCGCAGTTTGACCTGTGAGTCGCGGCGGCCGAGCCATTCCACGGAGCCGTCGGCGCGGTGGGTGCCGAGGTCGCCGGTGCGGCACAGCCGTTCCCCGGGGAGCCCGTAGGGGTCGGGGACGTAGGTGGCGGCGGTGAGCCCGGGGCGGCCGAGGTAGCCGCGCCCCACGGCCTGTCCGCCGAGGTAGATCTCGCCGGGCACGCCCGCCGGGACGGGCTGGAGGTCGTCGTCCAGGACATGGATGCGGGTGTTGCGGATCGGGGTGCCGATGGGCGGCTGTCCCTGGCCGGGGCTGAGTTCGGCGGCGACGGACCACACGGAGGTCTCGGTGAGGCCGTAGACGTTGTGGAAGCGGCGGCCGCGCGACCAGACGTCGGCGAGTTCGGCCGGGCAGGACTCGCCGGCGACCTGGAGGACCCGCAGTTCGGGGAAGTCGTCCTCGCCGAGCACCGCGAGGGCGCTGGGCGGCAGCATGGCGCAGGTGACGCGGGCCTCGCGCAGGGTGCGGGCGAGGTCGGGGCCGGGGCGCAGGTCCTCCTTGGGCGCGGTGACCAGGCGGCCGCCGTTGGCGAGGGACCAGGTGAGTTCCAGGATCGAGGCGTCGAACCCGAAGGACGCGAACTGGAGCACCCGGTCGCCGGGGGTGGGGCGTACCAGGTCGCGCTGGCCTTCGAGCATGTTGGACAGTCCGCGGTGCGGCAGGGCGACACCCTTGGGGGTGCCGGTGGAACCGGAGGTGTAGATGATGTAGGCGAGGGTGTCGGCGTCGGGCTCCCGGCCCGGGACGGGCTCCATGTGCCCGGCGGGGGCGTCCAGATGGAGTACGGGGCCGTCGAAGGGCACCGTGCCGTCGAGGGCGCGCTGGGTCAGCAGGACCCGCATGCCGCTGTCGTCGGCCATGAACTTCAGCCGCTCGGTGGGGTGCTGGGGGTCGAGCGGCAGGAAGGCACCGCCGGAGCGCAGCACCCCGACGGCCGCGCGCACCAGGTCCGGGCCGCGCTCGACGCAGATCCCGACGACGGTCTCCGGGCCGACCCCGAGGCTCCGCAGCCGCCGGGCCACCTGCTCGGCCTGCTCGTGGAGTTCGCCGTACGACAGGCGCTGTCCGCGGTGCTCGACGGCGACCGCGTCCGGGGTGCGGGCCGCGTGGCCGGCGATGTGCTCGTGCAGCATCAGCGGCGAGGACGGGATCTGGGGTCCGCGCGCCCATACGTCGAGGGCGGTGGCGCGGGCCGCGCCGGTGAGCGCGGGCCGGGTGACCCGGGCGTCGGGCCCGGCGACCATGGCCTCCAGCTGGGCGCAGTACACGTCGGCCAGCTGCTCGGCCGTGGCGGGGGCGACGAACTCCCGGTCGATGTCGAGGGTGAAGGCGTTGACGCTGGCGTTGACCAGCAGCGGGAACATGGTCCGGGCGATCTCCAGGGAGTCGTCCCAGGAGTCGTGCGACAGCCGGTGGAAGTTGACGTAGTTGAAGACGGTGTCCGTCAGGCTGGGCTCGGTGGGCCGCAGCCGGGCGATACGGACCAGGGGCACCCGGCGGTGCGGCAGCATCTCCTGCTCGGCCTCGAACACGTCCCGCAGATAGGCGCGCCAGCTGCCGCGCGGGCGGGTGACGCCGAACGGCACGGTGTTCAGGAACAGTCCGCGCATCCGGTCGGCGCCGGGCACCTCGGGCCGTCCGTTGGTGACCAGGCCGATGCTGTGGCCGAGGGCGCTCTCGTCGCGGTCGGCGAACAGGCTCATGGTGTGGTGGAAGGCGGTGAGCAGCACGGTACGGCGCGGCACCCCGGTGTCCTTCGCCAACCTTCCGATGCGCTCGGCGAGATGGGCGTAGGAGCGCCGGACCTCGTGCACCGGCGGCCGGTCGGCGCCGGTACCGGCCCGCGCGCGGCGGCGGAAGGTCACGGGGCGCAGGTCGGCGAGGCTGTCGCGCCAGTACGTCAGCGACTCCTCGCTGTCGAGGGCGGCCCGCTCCAGGGCCACGTACTCGGCGAACGCGGGAGCCTGCGGGGGCAGGGGCGTGGTGCCGTGGGCGACGGCCTCGCGGTGCAGGGCGAGCAGGTCGGCGACGAGCGAGGTGAGGCTCCAGCCGTCCAGCACCACATGGCAGTCGGTGAGCACGAGCCGCAGCTCGTGGTCGGTGATGTGGTGCAGATGGATGCGGACCAGGGGCGCGGTGGCCAGGTCGAAGCGCCGCTCGAACTCCTCGTCCACGAACTCCCGCAGCCGCGCCCGCTGTTCGTCGCGGGGCAGGCCGCGCAGATCCGTGTAGCCGACCCGCAGGCGGGCGGCGCGGTGCACGAGCTGGAGGGGTTCGCGGTAGCCGACGAGGTCGACGGAGCTGCGCAGGATGGGGTGCCCGGCGACCACCGCGTCCACCGCGGCCTGGAACGCGTGGCGGTCGAAGCCCTCGGGGGTGCTGATCTTCAGGTCGGTGACGTTGTGGTAGGCGCCGCGCCGGGGGTCGGCGAGCATCTCGTGCAGCATGCCGGCCTGGAGCATGGTCAGCGGGTAGGCGTCCTCCAGGCCGTCGGGGAGGCGGCCCGCGTCGGCGGGGTCGAGCTGGGAGAACGGGGCGACGGGGGCGGGCGCGTCGACGTCCTCGGTGACGAGGGCGGCGAGATCGGCGAGGGTGCGGGTGCGGAAGACGTCGGCGACGGAGAAGCCGAGCCCGGCGAGCCGGCCGAGACCGACCAGGCGCAGGGCGAGGATCGAGTCGCCGCCCAGGTCGAAGAAGTTGTCGCCGCGGCCGACGTGTTCGGCGCCGAGCACCTGGCTCCACACCCCGGCCAGCGCCTCCTCCAGCGGGCCCTCGGGCGGCACATGGGTGCCGGGTCCGGCCGCGGCGGGGGCGACGGCGGTGAGCGCGGCGCGGTCCACCTTGCCGTTGGCCGTCAGCGGCAGCCGCTCGTGCCGGACGAACAGCGCGGGCACCATGTAGTCGGGCAGGGTCAGCCGCAGGCCCTCGCGCAGCGCGGGCGGATCGAGCGGGCGGGCCTCCGGGGTGACGATGTGGGCGACCAGGCGGGCCGTGTCGCCGTCCCGGCGGGCGACCACCGCGACGTCGGCGACGCCGGGCAGGGCGCGCAGCGCGGTCTCGATCTCGCCGGGTTCGATGCGGTAGCCGCGGATCTTCACCTGGTGGTCGGCGCGGCCGATGTACGCCAACTGGCCGTCGGGCAGCACCCGTACGAGGTCGCCGGTGCGGTACATCCGGGCGCCGGGCGCCCCGAAGGGGTCGTCCAGGAAGCGTTCGGCGGTCAGCTCGGGCCGGTTGCGGTAGCCGCGGGCCACGCCACCGCCGGAGACGTACAGTTCGCCGACGCTGCCGGACGGCACGAGGCGTCCCCCGGGGTCGAGGACGTACCCGTGCTGCCCGGTGAGCGGACGCCCGATGGGGGAACGGACGGTGCCACGCACATCGTCCTCGGTGATGGTGCGGAAGGTGACGTGCACCGTGGTCTCGGTGATGCCGTACATGTTCACCAGGGCGGGCTTCTCGCCCGGGGCGGTGAACCAGTCGCCGTAGTCGCGGACGTCGAAGGCGTCGCCGCCGAACACCACGGTGCGCAAGGGGAGTTCGGCGAAGTCGCTGCCGGTGCTCTTCAGGTGGGCGCGCAGGCCTTTGAAGGCGGCCGGGGTCTGGTTGAGGACGGTGACGCCCGCCTCGCGCAGCACCCGGTGCACGGCGGCCGGGTCGCGGACCTCGTCGGAGCCGAGCACGACCACGCGTCCGCCGCTGGTCAGCGGCGCCCACAGCTCCCAGACCGAGAAGTCGAAGGCGGGCGAGTGCATCAGCGTCCACACGTCGTCCGGGCCGAAGACGAAGTGCCGGTCGGCGGCGGCCAGCAGCCAGGCCAGGTTGCCGTGGGTGACCTCGACGCCCTTGGGTCGGCCGGTGGAACCGGAGGTGTAGATGACGTACGCGAGGTCTTCGGGCGCGGGCAGGATGTCGGGGGTCTCGGCCTCGGCGCCACCGTCCTCGTCCAACACCATAAGTTTGACCGGCAGTTGCGCCACGGCGCCACGGGTCGCGCCGTCGGTGACGATCCACTCGATGCCGGAGTCGGCGACGGTGAACTCGCGGCGGGCCTTCGGGTGGGAGGGATCGAGCGGGAGGTAGGCGGCTCCGGCGCGCCAGACGCCGAGCAGGGCGACGGCCAGGTCGGGGGTGCGGTCGAGGCAGACGCCGACCAGGGAGCCGGGGGTGACCCCGGCCGCGCGCAGCCGCCGGGCCAAGTGAGAAGCACGGGCGTCGAGTTCGGCGTAGGTCAGGCAGTCGGTGCCGCGCACCACCGCGATCGCGTCCGGCGCGCCGCCGATGTGCTCGGCGAGCCGGTCGGGGGCGGTGCGCGGGGCGGTCCGGGGCTCGTTGCCGGCGTTCGCGGGCCCGCCCGGGCCGAGCAGGAAGGCGCGCTCGGCGGGGGTCAGCGGGTCGATGGCGCTGAGCCGGATGTCGGGGGTGGCGCAGAACGCCTCCAGCAGGTTCACGGTGTGCCGGGCGAGGGCCGCGACGGATCCGGCGTCGTACAGGTCGGGCCGGTGGACGAACGCCAGCTCGGTGCGGCCGTCGCCGTCGCGCAGATCGAGGGTGAGGTCGAACTTGGCGGTGGTGAGGTCGATCCGGTACGGCGTCCCGGTGGCCGCGCCGAGGTCGAACGCGGAGCCGCTGATGTCGGTGTGCGTGTACAGGACCTGCACCAGCGGGTTGCGGGCGAGATCGCGCTCGGGGCTCAGCGCTTCCACGACCCGCTCGAACGGCAGCGACTGGTACGAGAACGCCTCCAGCACCCGCTCCCGGGTACGGGCGAGCAGCGCGGCCGGCGTCGGATCGTCGGCGAAGTCACCGCGCAGCACCAGGGTGTTGACGAAGAACCCGACGAGCTGCTCGGTCTCGGCCCGCTCCCGGTTGGCCACGACGGTGCCGACGGCGATGTCCTGCTGCCCGCTGTGGAAGGCCAGCGCGGCCTGGAAGGCGGCCAGCACCGTCATGTACGGCGTCGTCCCCGCGCGCCGGCCGAGTTCGGCGAGCGCGTCGGTCAGCGCGGACGGCAGGGTGAGGACGTGGGCTTCGCCGGGGCCGCCGGGGGTGTCGGGGCGGGGGTGGTCGGTGGGCAGCTCCAGCGGGGTGAGGCCGGCCAGCCGGGTGCGCCAGTGGTCGAGGGCCGCGGACTGGTCGCCGCCCCGCTGCCAGATCGCGTAGTCCGTGTAGTCCAGGGGGAGTTCGGGCAGCTCGGCGCGGCGGTGCCCGGTCCTCGCCCGGTACAGCTCGGTCAGGTCGCGGACGATCAGGCCGAGGGACCAGCCGTCGGAGACGATGTGGTGCATGCCGAGGACCAGGACATGGTCGTCGTCGCCGGCGCGGACGAGGGTGGCGCGGAAGGCGGGCTCCCGGCCCAGGTCGAAGGGGCGCAGCGCGGCGGCGTGCACGGTGGCCGCCAGCCGTCGCTCCGGGTCCGGGCCGGCCGGGGCGGTGGCGTCCACCACGTCGAGGCAGTCGGGGTCGGGCGGCAGGATCCGCTGGTGGGGCAGGCCCTCGTGCTCGGGGAAGACGGCCCGCAGCTGCTCGTGCCGGGCCGTGAGGTCGGTGACGGCGGCGCGCAGCGCGGGCAGGTCGAGCGGGCCGGTGAACCGCCAGGCGGCGGGCAGCAGATAGGTGGCGGCGCCGGGGTCGAGGCGGTCCAGGAAGTACAGGCGCTGCTGGGCGGGCGACAGCGGGATGCGGTCGGGGCGCGGGCTGATGCGGACCGGGCCGTCGTCGCGGGCTCCGGTCAGTCCGCGCAGCCGCTGCTCCAGCAGGCGCCGGGCGGCCGGGGACAGGGGCGCGGACGGGGCGGCGGGTCCCGGGCGCACGTCGGATGTGGTCATGAGGGCACTCCGATCTGAACTCATGGGGAGGAAGCGGGTGTCGGGCGGGAGGCCCTCAGAAATCGGCGGTGAGGGAGAGGTCGATCTCGTCGTCGCTCATCTGCGAGATCAGTTCCAGCAGCCGGCTCTCCACCTCGGCGGCGAGACGCCCCACCGTGGGATGCTCGAACAGGTCCCTGACCTGGAGCGGGCAGTCGAACGCGGTGCGCAGTCTGGAGGCGACGGCGACGGCGCGCAGGGAGTGGCCGCCCAGGGCGAAGAAGTCGTCGTGGACGCCGACCCGGGGCAGATCGAGCACTTCGCACCAGATCTGTGCGACGACCGTCTCGGCCGGGCTGCGGGGCGCCACGAAGGCCGCCGACTCGGGCGCCGCGGGCTCGGGCAGGGCGGCGGTGTCCAGCTTGCCCTGCACCGTCAGCGGCAGCGCGTCGAGCAGGACGAACGCCGACGGCACCAGATAGTGCGCCAGTTGGGCCCGGCAGTGTGTCTGGAGGATCTCCTCCGACAGGCCGTCGCCGACGACGTAGCCCACCAGGGCGGCCTCGCCGCGCAGGGTGCGGACGACGACCGCCGCGCCCCGCACCCCGGGGTGGCGGCGCAGCACCGCCTCGGCCTCCTTGGGCTCGACGCGGAACCCGCGGATCTTCACCTGGTCGTCGTTGCGGCCGAGGAACTCCAGTTCCCCGGAGGGCAGTCGGCGTACGACGTC is a genomic window of Streptomyces sp. WP-1 containing:
- a CDS encoding LuxR family transcriptional regulator, encoding MRSHAPSLVGRGPQLHLLERALSGAQQGRGGVVFLVGEAGVGKSRLAAEVVGGALDAGMRVLRGRSSTTGPAVPFRPLTEALMSLFRGGESMDDLALGPYRPVLGRLIPDWDTGERESSSMVILGEAVLRLLIAAGRGQGQLLLLEDLHDADPETLGVLEYLVDNLEYTPVLLLATVRTDFSDALDLAQSARRRGAATLLEIPPLTRGQADEMVAAQLGVADPREVPETVLQRLWEDSSGSPYLVEELLQTMIGAGTLVQGQDGWRAIGDLRSDVSSTLARDILRRIDRLGAQGLTLLSAAAVLGRRFPLTVLQRMSGVDDRALLSHLHAGVAARLVIPDEPAPDWYSFRHSLTVEALFTQMTPGQRADLARRGAEAVEELHPELGGDWCALAAGLRGEAGDQGAAGLLFADAGGRALSAGALGSAVTLLSRAENLLAEAGDAQGRAAVLENLLPALAEAGDFARAFELAEDLHLLGGSGLSPVRLATLHARLAKVAHTAGRWSDGNRQVARAREVLAASPDETTAATVDVTAAYLALDTPGPDRTQHAEKLARAAADTAERHGLPVVACQAQELLATVARERDPEESEAMLRQALATAERHRLPLQRMYAATRLGGNAWLAEGDTTGLLAAREEALRLGSVNIVHTVDGILVLDAVLRGDDDTARATAAECLAVVRRLRLAPAVRYVLMAQAVLAAHHADRAGMEAALAAFAQWDGAGSQEEPLSHGLARAFCALLEEDRELAREDLGTVLALEADNPSTYHLSGTHGMVLLLDVLAGRADRTRHAEITATAMARMRWNRHFVLLTEAVLLGREGAGAEAARAVEAARAVAEPYPLARHLGLRLIADAAQQDGWGDPVSWLRQAEHYFHERDVPAVAGACRAGLRRLGAPVRQHRTGSSGIPDQLRAQGVTVREFEVFRLLAERLSNKDIADRLFISPRTAEKHIASLITKTGAANRADLCARSAALRDS
- a CDS encoding MFS transporter; translation: MATTLAGAGPRLWAPARQRPFQLLWLGQSLSLLGDGFSVVAFSWITLGLTGSTLTLGYVLAFQAVPRALLTLVGGTLSDSWSTRTLMIASSWTRAVLMAGVGLAGLGGHLTVWMLCAAAAAFGAVDAFFQPARVSILPSVVDKDLLTPANALLGAGSRTAAVVGPAVGGVVIALTRAPVAFVVDAVCFALCGWCVSLIATRPRPAAAPKVESKALSDKGVERPPSLGARIREGVVFTLRDPRLRTVVVLDTAVNFCYAGPFTVGFATLAEQVLRGGSATLGVLNGSLAGGAMLGTLAGGAMGGRPRVGLLVAALAGWLGAGMAVLGLVHSTPAVVVTVLAMGFAIGFQGVFGLSWIQRNIPQDVLSRVISVDMVLGYAAAPLSLIVCGALARTSTLALFGVVAAVLALTGLAVLGSRAVREMR
- a CDS encoding cytochrome P450; the encoded protein is MIADPYGHLDALRAHAPVHWSPMHHAWLVTGYDQVMRCLRDPAVTADRVRPLMDAVPQGAREDAERAFGILSRWMVFNDPPQHRRLRQVFQEAFAARAVARYRTFTEKATRAVLACKAVPGRTGDLMADVAKPLPALVFARWLGIPRTDAAAFWYWNARVADLVLGTAQEESEYRASLQALVSLEDYLAGLVARRRAEPADDLISQVLKEGRVGDSVTEEEFVGMLTQMAFAGGETTSNLIANTVLALHTRPGQLAAVREDPALAQGAVEEALRLDGPSKMSIRAAVSDLELDGRTLRAGDRIFLVTAAANRDPARFPDPGRFDVRRTGATHLGFGFGAHFCIGAALARLVAVAAVETLVRDHPGLTLTDPGALTWQPSLLNRSLTALPVRY